The region ATCGCGGTGCCGACGCCGCGCGATTGCAGGTCCGTGCGCACGGCGAGCCCTTCGACGTACGGGTCGCGACCGATGCGCTCGTGCAAACGCGGATCGCTTGCACCGGCCCAGCGGACAAGCACATGCCCTGCAGGTTGTCCATCGACCCACGCGATCAGGTAGTCGCCCGCGCCTTCTTCCTGGATGCGAAAGCGGCCGGCATGAGAGTGCGTTCGTATTCCGTCGATCATGCGCTCAATGGAGGGCATGGTGATCTGCAACGCGTCGATCTCCCGCCGTGTAAGCGCTCGCACTTCGACGCGGTCTGTTATCACGTCCGTTGTCCTTCCATTGCCGCGTCTCGCTAGCTGGCAGCGCCCGCTTCGGCATCGACTGGCGGCGGTTCATCTTCGGCGAGCGCCGTTACCGGGGCGGCGCTGCGCGGCATTTCGACCCCGAACCCCTGGTTGCCAAGCTCGGCCGCGGGCACAACCTCTTCGAGCTTCCAGCGCGTGCGCAGCGCACCTGCGCCATACTCGCCGAGCGCGCGGTCGAGCGCCGCGTCGGGCGGCACATTGCCCACTCGCAGGTAGATGTACTGGTACACGTCGCGCACGAACGCCGCGAGCGGCACGATCAAGATCACCAGGATGAAGCCGCCGATCGCGCCGGCCAGCACCAGCAGGACGATAATCACTCCCGGGTGCATCCGCAGCATGTCGCCCTGAAGCTTCGGGACGATCAGGTTGTTCTCGATCTGCTGAATGATCAGGAAGGCCAGCGCGACCCACAGCGCCTTCACGGGGTCCTCGGCAAGCGCGACGAGCACGGCCGGGACCGCGCCGATGATCGGGCCGATGATCGGGATCATCTCGGTGATGCCGGCGATGATCGCCAGCCCCAGCGGGTAGCGCACATCGAGGATCTCGAGCGCGATGTACGCCATCGTGCCGACGATAATGCCCTGGATCAGCATCGCCCGGATGTAGTGGCGCAGCACGGCATCGGCGATGCCCAGCGTGTTGCGCACGTCGTGGCGCCAGTCCGGCGGAAACATGCCGATGAAAGAGCGCACGCCGCGCGGGTGGTCCTTCATCGTGAAATACAGCCAGATCGGGATCGTCAGATAGCCGATGATGATGGTGAACGTGCTGCCCGCGAATGTCAGGACATCGGGCGCGAGGCCCGCCGCCCAGTCGCCGGCCGCATCGCCGAAGTCCGTCAGCGTCTCGTCGACGACGTCGTGGTGCTCTTGTGGCACGGCCTGGTCGTACCAGTCCTGGATCCGGTCCTGGACCGCGTCGATCGTGGCGGGCAGGTCGTCGCTGAACTGCTGGATCTCATCGATCGCCTGCGGCACGAACAGAAATCCCAGCCCGGTACCGATGCCGGCGACGCCCGCATAGAGGATCAGGATCGCGAGGCCGCGCGCCAGGTGCGGGTCGCGGTGCCGGAAGGGGATGATCGAGGCGATCCAGTTCACCGCCGGGGCGATGACGTACGCGATGGCGACCCCCAGCAGAAACGGGAAGAGGGCCGTCCGCTCGTTCCACGCGACGAACAACACCAGCACGATGGGCACGAACACCATCGCGATGTGGATGCGGCGGCGCGTCAGCTCGTTCATACGTGGGGTATCGTGCCGGAAATCCCCGCCTGAGCGCCACTATCAGAGACGCGCATCGATCTGCCTGCCGCACGTCCGGGCAGCTCACAACGGCGACGTATCGCACAAGCATCGCCCGAACCGTAGTTTCGCGGCTAGTCGCCGATGAGGTCGAGCGGAATCACCGTTTGCAGCGCCGAAGCCACAGTCGGCAACAGGGGCAGGAGCTGCGGCACCGGCGTCGCGGTTGCGATGACTGGCGGCGGTTGCGATGCCGTTGGTGATGCGCGTGGCGGCGCGGTGGGTGCAGCCGGCGGCTCCGAAGGCGATGGCGATGCCGGCGAGTCAGATCCAGATTGCGTCGTGGCGCCGGACGCAGGCGGCGCGGCATCCGACGGCGATGCATCGTCACGGGCGCGGGTGGATTCGTCCGACTCGCGGGACTCGCCCGACGGCGACTGGCCAGACCACTCGTTTCCGTCGGCAAGAGTGTCCGGCGCACTGCCGTCTTCTGTCCTCGCATTGCCGATCGCCTCGGTAAGGTTGCTGGCAGCATCGGGTTGCAGCGCGTCAGAGGAACCAGGATCGACGGACAGCACCACGGCTCCATCGGATCGCGCATCGCCCAGCGTCGTATCGTCCGTATCGCGCGATGGTTGCGGCGTCGAATCATCGCGAGCGGCGCCTGCGACGACCGCAGCCGGAACACCGTCGCCCGCGTCGCCGCCGGACGAGATCAACATCGCGCCGATGCCAACCGCCGCCGCGAGCAGCACGCCGCAAGCCGCGCCGAAGACGACATGACGCGTAGCGAAACGCCGTTTGCCTCGTCCTTCAGTGGCGGTGTCGGGCGGTCTGCTCGCGGTGACTGGCGGCGCAATCTCGCGCCACACGCGATCCTTCAACTCCGCACGATGTGGCCGCAACGCGTTGACGGCGGGCCCCAGGTAGGGCAGCGCACCCCAGCGGCGGCAGGCGCGGCAGCGCGCTACGTGCGAGTTCACCGACGCAAGCTGATCGCCGGACAGCGCGTGCGTCCCCGCCGCGACGGGTTGCGTCGCGCGCGCACCGCGTGTCACCGCCTCGTGGTACGCCGTGGCCAGCAGGCTGCCAGCGACATCGGCGTTCGCTCGGACGAGATCGTCTTCGACGAGACGCGCGAAGGTCGCCCGCGTGATCTTCGTCGCGGCGCTCTCCGATGGCGCCAGCCGCAACGCCAGGTCGTTCACGGCGGCGAAGTGCTCCTGGTAGATGCCGCGGAGCGCGTCGGCGCCCGACGAAGCCGCGCGTGAGTCGCGGCCGACGAACGCACCAAATCGGCGCAGGTGAGCGGGGTGATGCCATGCCATCGCCGCCCAGCATGCCACCGTCACTTCGATGATGGCGCGTTCCCGGCCGGGCGGGCGGACAACGCCAGCGAACCGCAGCGAGCCAGGTGAAAAACGCGATGCCCGCGCAAGATTCGGCGCATGGCTCGGGGGCCGCCATGCGTCCCGCTACACTCTCCGCATGCACGCACTGGCATCGCTCGACGAGATCGTCGCGTTCCTCGACCGCATCCTGGCCGCACCGCGCTACGAGGAGTTGGAGCCCGACTCGAACGGGCTGATCGTCCGCGGGGGCGCTGGCGTCTCGAAGGTCGCGGTCGCCGTGAGCACGTCGATCACGACGATCGTCGGGGCGGCGAAGGCGGGCGCGCAGCTTCTCGTCGTGCATCATCCGACGTGGGCGGCGGTCGACCTTTCGCTGCGGGACGAAAAGCTGCAGGCGCTCGAAGCGGCGCAGGTGTCGCTGTACGCCGCGCACGCGTCGCTGGACTGCGCGCCGGAGTTCGGCAACGGCTGGGTGCTCGCGGCGATGCTTGGCGTGCGCGTCGACGCCACGTTCGAGGAGTACCACGGCGGCCACGCAGGCGTCATCGGCGCGCACGATGCGACGTTCGGCGAGTTAATTAGCCGCACGCAGCGCGAGCTAGGCGTCGAAGTCGAAGCGCACGAGCACGCGAAGACGTGCGCGCGCGTCGCCATCGTCACGGGCGGCGGCGGCATGACGACGGCGCTGGAGGAGGCGCGCTCGCTGGGCGCCGATACGTACGTGACCGGTGAGGGCAGCCTGTTTACCCGCATGTTCGCGCGCGAAGCCGGCATGAACCTGATCTTCGCGACGCACCAGGCGACGGAAGCGCCGGGCATCAAAGCGCTCGGACAGCGCATCAGCGAGGAAGCGCAGATCCCATGGGAGTTCATCGCCGAATCGCCTGACGTGTTTTAGCGGAAGCTCTCCGGACAGCCGCACACCGCGCGCACGGGGACGGCGTCAACACGGAGCGCGCGGACCCCAGACGACGCGTCGTTCGTCGCGCGTGCGGCCCGCTGAGATGAGTTCCGCTCAGGTCCCGGATCAACAAGACCTGCCGCTACACTTAGGCCGCAATGGCGGCATCTACGCCCAATGTTCTTCCACCCGACCTCCTCGCGCGAATACGCCGCATCGAGATCCGCGCGCGGCGCCTCGTCGCGAACGTCTTCCTGGGCGAGTACCACAGCGTGTTTCGCGGGCGCGGCATCGAGTTCTCCGAGGTGCGGCAATACGAGCCCGGCGACGACGTGCGTCTCATCGACTGGAACGTCACGGCGCGCATGGGGACGCCGTACATCAAGAAGTACATCGAAGAGCGCGAGCTGACGGTGATGCTGGTGGTCGACGTCTCCGCGTCCTCGGCGTTCACGACGGCCGGCATCACGAAACGCGAACTCGCGGCGGAAGTCGCCGCCACCCTGGCGTTCGCGGCGATCGCCAACGGCGACCGCGTCGGGCTGCTGGCGTTCAGCGACCGCATCGAGGAGTACGTGCGGCCGGCGAAGAGCCGCCGCCACGTGCTGCGCATCATCCGCGAGCTGCTCTACTTGCAGCCGCAGGGGCGCCGCACGAACATCGGCGATGCGCTGGCGTACCTGGCCCGCGTGACGCGTCGCCGCGCCATCGTCTTCGTGCTGTCAGACTTCTTCGATACCGGATACGGGCCGGCGTTGCGCGCGGCTGCGCTCCGTCACGAGATCGTCGCGCTGACGCTGAGCGACGCCCGCGAGCGGGAGTTGCCGCATGTCGGACTGCTGGAAGTCGAAGACGCCGAGACCGGCGAGCGCGCGCTGATCGATACATCGAGCGGGCAGTTGCGCGCCGCCTGGGCGCGACGCGCCGCGGAGTTGCGCGACCGGCGACGGCGGACGCTTTCGGCGGTTGGCGTCGAAGAAGTGCCGCTTTCGACCGATGCGTCGTACGTGGAGCCGCTGCTGCGCGCGTTTCGCGCGCGCGAGACGCGCCGGTAGCATTGCACGTTGGGAACTACGGCCGGGCCCGCTCCCGGCGACCTTCTCGCTGCATCACGCGGTCGAAGGTATCCCAGTCCAGGACGCGGCCCAGCCGCTTATTGGCATGACGCCAGACGACGGCGCCTTTGCTCACCTTGAGGATCCCGAGCCGTTCATCGTCGCTGTAGACGTTGAACTCGACATCGCTGTTGCCGAGACTCCGCTCGGGGATGGTGAACCGCACGTCGTGACGGGCCATGGTTCCTCCCTTGAATGCCGCCGCCGCCATCATACGGCAGGGCGTGCCACGCGGGCGCAAGCTGACAAGCCGGCCCGGGCCTCGGCGGGCACTGCCGCCTAACGCGCGCCGCCGGTAGGTCACCGCCATGCAGATCGTCGCCACGCAGCGCGTCGTCGATGAGTACGCGGCGCGTATCCGGCAGACGGAGCCGCGCGCGCGGTTCGTCGTGCCGCGCGTCGAAGGCGGCGAACTGCGCTGGCACGGCGACCCGGCGGCGGCCGACATATGCTGCTTCTCCGAGGACTGCTGGCAGGACAACGAACTCCGTCACCTGCTGATCCCGGCGCTCTTCCGCCTGCACGGCCTCAGGTGGTTTCACACGTTCAGCGCCGGCGTCGATTCTCCGGCGTTCCAGGTGATCATCGACCGTGGCACGATCCTGACGAATTCGTCCGGCGCGTCGGCGCCTTCGATCGCACAGTACGTGCTGGCGATGATGCTCTATCGCACGAAACCGATCGAGACGTGGCGCGAGCAACAACGGCGGCGTGAATGGTCGCAGGTGCGGGGCGGCGATCTGACGGGCAAGACCGCGGGCATCATCGGCACGGGCGCGATCGGCGGCGAGGTGGCCCGGCTCGCCAAGGCGTTCGCGATGCGCACGATCGGCGCCCGGCGCTCTACGCGCAAGACGCGCCACATCGACGAGCAGGTGTCGATGGCGAATCTCTCGCCTCTACTCGAAGCGAGCGACTTCGTCGTGGTGGCGTGTCCGCTGACGAAGGACACCGAGAGCCTCATCAGCGAACACGAGCTGCGCGCCATGAAGCCGACAGCGACGCTGATCAACGTCGCGCGCGGCCGCGTCGTGCAGGAGGCAGCGCTGATCCGGGCGCTCGACGAAGGCTGGATCGCGGGCGCCTGCCTCGATGTCTTCGCGACGGAGCCGCTGCCCGACGACAGCAGGCTCTGGGATACGCCGAACGTCATCGTGACGCCGCACAATTCGGCCTTTTCGCCGCTGAACATGGAACGCGCCATGGGCGTGTTTATCGATAACCTGGGCAGGCTTGCGGCGGGGAAGCCGCTACGCAACCGCGTGCTGCGCGCGGGCGTGTGACGGGCCGACGAGGAGCTACCGCTAGTAGCTGGCGACGAGCGTTTCTTCCTCGGTCGGCAGGCTGCGCTTGATCACGTCCAGGTACTCCAGCGCCACGCCGGCGCCGATCGCGACGCAGTCGAGGGGATTTTCGGCGACCTGGCACGGGATGCCGGTCTCCTGCGTGAGCAAGATGTCCAGGTGCCGCAGCATGGCGCCGCCGCCCGTGAGCACGATCCCGCGATCGATGACGTCCGATGCGAGTTCCGGCGGCGTCCGTTCCAGGACGCTGCGCACGACGGACACGATCGTGCCGAGCGAGTCCTGGATCGCCGCCGTGACGTCGCTCGACTGCACGGTGAGCGTCTTCGGCATGCCGCTGATCTGATCGCGCCCGCGGATCTCCATCTTCAGTTCGGTCTCGAGCGGCACGGCGGCGCCGATCGTCCACTTCATCTCCTCAGCGGTGCGCTCGCCGATGAGCAAGTTGTAACGACGCTTCACGTACGCGACGATCGCGTCATCGAGCCGGTCGCCGGCCACGCGCACGCTCTCGCTCACGACGATGCCGTACATCGAGATCACAGCCGCCTCGCATCGCCCGCCGCCGATGTCGACGACCATGTTGCCGCTGGGCGAGTTGATCGGGATGCGCGCGCCGATCGCCGCGGCGAGCGGTTCCGGCACCAGGTGCACTGGCCGCCGCCCGCCCGCCTGCTCGGCGGCGTCGCGTACCGCGCGCTGTTCGACGCTGGTGACGCCGGCCGGAATGCACACCATCACTTCCGGCTTGACGAGGTTGAAGCGCCCGACGACTCTCTGGATGAAGTAGCGAAGCATCGCTTCGGTGATCAGGTAATCGGCGATCACGCCGTCGCGCATGGGGCGGATGACGGAGATGCTCTGGGGGACGCGCCCCATCATGTTCTGCGCCTCGCGGCCCACGGCGACGACGGTGTTATCGCGGTTCGCCAGCGCGACGACGGACGGCTCGTTGACGACGATGCCTCTGCCCTTGACGTACACAAGGACGTTCGCGGTGCCCAGATCGACCCCAATCCGCTTCGGAAGAAGCATCTGCCGTGTCTCCAGTGTCAAATAACGTGGATTGGTCGCTCGCCATGCGGGCCGGCGAGCTTGCCCTCAAACCAGTGCCGGAAGCTTATTCGATCGCCACGCGTTCGATCGAGGCGCCCAGAGCGCCGAGTTTACCATGAAGCTCCTCGTGCGCCCTGTCGATGTGATGGATGTCGCTGATCTCCGTCGTGCCCTCTGCGACGAGCGCGGCGAGCACGCATGCCGTCCCGGCCCGCACGTCAAGCGCCTGTACGCGCGCCGCCCGAAGCTGCGTCGGGCCGGAGATGATCGCGGTCTGGCCGGTCGCAACGACATCGGCGCCCATCTTGCGCAACTCCGACACGTACAGCAGCCGGTTGTCGAAGACGCGCTCGTGGATCGTGCTGGTGCCTCGCGCCTGCGTGAGGAACGCTGCGAGCTGCGGCTGCAGGTCCGTCGCGAGGCCGGGATAGGGCAGCGCCTGCGCATTGACGGCGCGATACGCATCGCCGCCGCGCACCCGCATGCCGGCGTCGGTTGGCTCGACGACGGCACCCGCCTCCGTCATCTTCCAGATCAGTGCGTCGAGGTGCTCGGGCACGGCTTCTTCGAGCACAACGTCGCCACGCGTGAGCGCCGCGCCGAGCGCGAACGTGCCCGCTTCGAGCCGGTCCGGCACGATGCGGTGCTCC is a window of Dehalococcoidia bacterium DNA encoding:
- a CDS encoding GNAT family N-acetyltransferase; translated protein: MITDRVEVRALTRREIDALQITMPSIERMIDGIRTHSHAGRFRIQEEGAGDYLIAWVDGQPAGHVLVRWAGASDPRLHERIGRDPYVEGLAVRTDLQSRGVGTAIMLEAERRTVARGHTTIGLAVGVENARARRLYRRLGYRESGFGEFEVTWTTVDAAGNEGIEGESCTYLVKAL
- a CDS encoding AI-2E family transporter; this encodes MNELTRRRIHIAMVFVPIVLVLFVAWNERTALFPFLLGVAIAYVIAPAVNWIASIIPFRHRDPHLARGLAILILYAGVAGIGTGLGFLFVPQAIDEIQQFSDDLPATIDAVQDRIQDWYDQAVPQEHHDVVDETLTDFGDAAGDWAAGLAPDVLTFAGSTFTIIIGYLTIPIWLYFTMKDHPRGVRSFIGMFPPDWRHDVRNTLGIADAVLRHYIRAMLIQGIIVGTMAYIALEILDVRYPLGLAIIAGITEMIPIIGPIIGAVPAVLVALAEDPVKALWVALAFLIIQQIENNLIVPKLQGDMLRMHPGVIIVLLVLAGAIGGFILVILIVPLAAFVRDVYQYIYLRVGNVPPDAALDRALGEYGAGALRTRWKLEEVVPAAELGNQGFGVEMPRSAAPVTALAEDEPPPVDAEAGAAS
- a CDS encoding Nif3-like dinuclear metal center hexameric protein; the encoded protein is MHALASLDEIVAFLDRILAAPRYEELEPDSNGLIVRGGAGVSKVAVAVSTSITTIVGAAKAGAQLLVVHHPTWAAVDLSLRDEKLQALEAAQVSLYAAHASLDCAPEFGNGWVLAAMLGVRVDATFEEYHGGHAGVIGAHDATFGELISRTQRELGVEVEAHEHAKTCARVAIVTGGGGMTTALEEARSLGADTYVTGEGSLFTRMFAREAGMNLIFATHQATEAPGIKALGQRISEEAQIPWEFIAESPDVF
- a CDS encoding DUF58 domain-containing protein, with the translated sequence MAASTPNVLPPDLLARIRRIEIRARRLVANVFLGEYHSVFRGRGIEFSEVRQYEPGDDVRLIDWNVTARMGTPYIKKYIEERELTVMLVVDVSASSAFTTAGITKRELAAEVAATLAFAAIANGDRVGLLAFSDRIEEYVRPAKSRRHVLRIIRELLYLQPQGRRTNIGDALAYLARVTRRRAIVFVLSDFFDTGYGPALRAAALRHEIVALTLSDARERELPHVGLLEVEDAETGERALIDTSSGQLRAAWARRAAELRDRRRRTLSAVGVEEVPLSTDASYVEPLLRAFRARETRR
- a CDS encoding D-2-hydroxyacid dehydrogenase, translated to MQIVATQRVVDEYAARIRQTEPRARFVVPRVEGGELRWHGDPAAADICCFSEDCWQDNELRHLLIPALFRLHGLRWFHTFSAGVDSPAFQVIIDRGTILTNSSGASAPSIAQYVLAMMLYRTKPIETWREQQRRREWSQVRGGDLTGKTAGIIGTGAIGGEVARLAKAFAMRTIGARRSTRKTRHIDEQVSMANLSPLLEASDFVVVACPLTKDTESLISEHELRAMKPTATLINVARGRVVQEAALIRALDEGWIAGACLDVFATEPLPDDSRLWDTPNVIVTPHNSAFSPLNMERAMGVFIDNLGRLAAGKPLRNRVLRAGV
- a CDS encoding rod shape-determining protein codes for the protein MLLPKRIGVDLGTANVLVYVKGRGIVVNEPSVVALANRDNTVVAVGREAQNMMGRVPQSISVIRPMRDGVIADYLITEAMLRYFIQRVVGRFNLVKPEVMVCIPAGVTSVEQRAVRDAAEQAGGRRPVHLVPEPLAAAIGARIPINSPSGNMVVDIGGGRCEAAVISMYGIVVSESVRVAGDRLDDAIVAYVKRRYNLLIGERTAEEMKWTIGAAVPLETELKMEIRGRDQISGMPKTLTVQSSDVTAAIQDSLGTIVSVVRSVLERTPPELASDVIDRGIVLTGGGAMLRHLDILLTQETGIPCQVAENPLDCVAIGAGVALEYLDVIKRSLPTEEETLVASY